A DNA window from Cydia pomonella isolate Wapato2018A chromosome 18, ilCydPomo1, whole genome shotgun sequence contains the following coding sequences:
- the LOC133527606 gene encoding DNA replication complex GINS protein PSF3, giving the protein MDNSYLSISDILVTNERVPCRFLHDLPKMGFLDPSAAEDDLKAGSNLDVPLWLAEALNSRRPPLLNVDLPKIYKDAYREILNADACTVDMHKLGPHFYELGCYVAKHDIKGEVKSTLINTFRQRFRMLMAASVSSDSIGSIQPLSASERRRAASAAVTEKALSSWLQRGDSPLTTANMVANHRKRKRAEMEML; this is encoded by the exons atGGACAATTCTTACCTATCTATATCAGATATATTAGTTACAAATGAACGAGTTCCATGCAGATTTTTACACGATTTGCCTAAAATGG GATTTTTGGACCCGTCAGCCGCTGAAGATGACCTTAAAGCTGGTTCAAACCTTGACGTGCCGCTGTGGTTAGCAGAGGCATTAAATTCGAGAAGGCCTCCCTTGTTGAACGTGGACCTGCCTAAAATATACAAAGATGCTTACAGGGAAATTCTTAATGCAGATGCCTGTACAGTGGACATGCACAAGCTAGGGCCCCATTTCTACGAGCTTGGGTGCTATGTAGCAAAACATGATATAAAAGGTGAAGTGAAATCcactttaattaat acttttagACAAAGATTCCGGATGCTGATGGCTGCCAGTGTGTCCAGTGACTCGATTGGTTCCATCCAGCCCTTGTCTGCCAGCGAGAGAAGACGTGCAGCCTCCGCTGCTGTCACGGAGAAGGCTCTGTCTAGCTGGCTACAGAGAGGAGACTCCCCTCTCACTACAGCGAACATGGTGGCTAATCATAGGAAACGGAAACGAGCCGAGATGGAAATGTTGtaa